One window of the Bos indicus x Bos taurus breed Angus x Brahman F1 hybrid chromosome 8, Bos_hybrid_MaternalHap_v2.0, whole genome shotgun sequence genome contains the following:
- the KLHL9 gene encoding kelch-like protein 9, with product MKVSLGNGEMGVSAHLQPCKAGTTRFFTSNTHSSVVLQGFDQLRIEGLLCDVTLVPGDGDEIFPVHRAMMASASDYFKAMFTGGMKEQDLMCIKLHGVNKVGLKKIIDFIYTAKLSLNMDNLQDTLEAASFLQILPVLDFCKVFLISGVSLDNCVEVGRIANTYNLIEVDKYVNNFILKNFPALLSTGEFLKLPFERLAFVLSSNSLKHCTELELFKAACRWLRLEDPRMDYAAKLMKNIRFPLMTPQDLINYVQTVDFMRTDNTCVNLLLEASNYQMMPYMQPVMQSDRTAIRSDSTHLVTLGGVLRQQLVVSKELRMYDERAQEWRSLAPMDAPRYQHGIAVIGNFLYVVGGQSNYDTKGKTAVDTVFRFDPRYNKWMQVASLNEKRTFFHLSALKGHLYAVGGRSAAGELATVECYNPRMNEWSYVAKMSEPHYGHAGTVYGGLMYISGGITHDTFQNELMCFDPDTDKWTQKAPMTTVRGLHCMCTVGDKLYVIGGNHFRGTSDYDDVLSCEYYSPTLDQWTPIAAMLRGQSDVGVAVFENKIYVVGGYSWNNRCMVEIVQKYDPEKDEWHKVFDLPESLGGIRACTLTVFPPEENPGSPSRESPLSAPSDHS from the coding sequence ATGAAAGTGTCTCTTGGTAACGGTGAAATGGGCGTCTCCGCCCATTTACAGCCTTGCAAGGCAGGAACCACACGTTTTTTTACCAGCAATACTCACAGTTCGGTGGTATTGCAAGGTTTTGATCAACTTAGAATAGAAGGATTGCTTTGTGATGTGACTCTGGTACCAGGTGATGGAGATGAAATCTTCCCTGTTCATAGAGCTATGATGGCGTCCGCTAGTGATTACTTCAAGGCTATGTTCACAGGTGGAATGAAAGAACAGGATTTAATGTGCATTAAGCTTCACGGGGTGAACAAAGTTGGTCTGAAgaaaattattgattttatttatactGCAAAGCTTTCTCTTAATATGGACAATCTTCAGGACACTCTTGAAGCTGCCAGCTTTTTGCAAATCTTGCCTGTTTTAGACTTCTGTAAAGTGTTTCTTATTTCAGGAGTCTCTTTAGATAACTGTGTTGAAGTTGGACGGATTGCTAACACCTACAATCTTATAGAAGTAGATAAATATGTCAATAATTTCATTCTGAAGAATTTTCCTGCCTTACTGAGCACTGGAGAGTTTCTAAAACTCCCTTTTGAACGGCTTGCCTTTGTGCTTTCTAGCAATAGCCTTAAGCACTGTACTGAACTTGAGCTCTTTAAGGCTGCCTGTCGCTGGCTAAGGTTGGAAGATCCTCGGATGGATTATGCTGCAAAATTAATGAAGAATATTCGATTTCCACTGATGACACCACAGGATCTCATCAATTATGTGCAGACAGTAGATTTTATGAGAACAGACAATACGTGTGTGAATTTGCTTTTGGAAGCTAGCAATTACCAAATGATGCCGTATATGCAGCCAGTGATGCAGTCAGATAGAACCGCCATTCGATCTGATTCGACACACTTGGTTACCTTAGGAGGCGTTTTGAGGCAGCAGCTGGTTGTCAGTAAAGAACTACGGATGTATGATGAGAGGGCTCAAGAGTGGAGATCTTTAGCCCCCATGGATGCTCCTCGTTATCAGCACGGCATTGCTGTCATTGGAAACTTTCTTTATGTAGTTGGTGGTCAAAGTAATTATgatacaaaaggaaaaactgcTGTTGATACAGTTTTCAGATTTGATCCTCGATATAATAAATGGATGCAGGTTGCATCATTAAATGAAAAGCGCACATTTTTTCACTTGAGCGCCCTCAAAGGACATTTGTATGCTGTTGGTGGGCGAAGTGCAGCTGGTGAGCTGGCCACTGTAGAATGTTACAATCCAAGAATGAATGAGTGGAGCTATGTTGCGAAAATGAGTGAACCCCACTATGGCCATGCTGGAACAGTGTATGGAGGCTTAATGTATATTTCAGGAGGAATTACTCATGACACTTTCCAAAATGAGCTCATGTGTTTTGACCCTGATACAGACAAATGGACACAGAAGGCTCCAATGACTACAGTCAGAGGTCTGCATTGCATGTGTACAGTTGGAGACAAGCTCTATGTCATTGGTGGCAATCACTTCAGAGGAACAAGTGATTATGATGATGTTCTAAGCTGTGAATACTATTCGCCAACCCTTGACCAGTGGACACCAATTGCTGCCATGTTAAGAGGTCAAAGTGATGTTGGAGTTGctgtctttgaaaataaaatctatgttGTAGGTGGATATTCTTGGAATAATCGTTGTATGGTAGAAATTGTCCAGAAATATGACCCAGAAAAGGATGAGTGGCACAAAGTTTTTGACCTTCCAGAGTCACTTGGTGGCATTCGAGCTTGTACTCTCACAGTTTTTCCACCTGAAGAAAATCCTGGGTCACCTTCCAGAGAATCACCTCTTTCAGCACCTTCAGATCATTCTTAG